The Candidatus Thermoplasmatota archaeon nucleotide sequence CATGTCCAGGCTTGCGCTGCCCGCCGCGCTGCTGCTTTCGATCCCCCTCCTCGCCGGCTGCCTTCAGCCGACCCCCGAGGCCAACGTGGGCGCTTCCGCGGCCGATCCCTTCGAACCCGTGAATGCTGTCCTCTCCCTCCTTCCGGAAGGCGACCGCGTGCGGGCGTTCGTGCTCGACATCTCGACGCGGTTTCCCGGTCGAGCGGGCGACGAGGCCCCCTCCAAGCTTGGCGCGCGCGAGCTTCTTCGAACCGAGCTTTCGGCCGGCGGGCTTGCCGTTGTCGATCATGCCTACGAGCAAGGCGGCGACGCGCCCAACCGCGGCGTGAACGTGCTTGGGATGCTTCCCGGGCGCACGGACCGCTGGATCGTCGTGGGAGCCCACTACGACAGCGTGCGCAACTCGCCGGGCGCCTGGGACGACGGTTCGGGCACGGGCGTCGTCCTCGAGCTTGCCCGCTCGGCGGCCAGCCGGGAATGGAACCACGGCTTGATCTTCGCCCTCTGGGACGACGAGGAGGAAGGCCTCGTGGGCAGCGAGAACTTCGTCCTGGACCACGTGGACTCGACGTACTCCGTCGCCGCCATGTTCCAGTTCGACGCGCCGGGCTTCAACTACCCGTGCGAGGACCCCGGGCTTGGCCCGTTGCCTCTCTCCGTCTACCATGGGCTGCCGGGCTGGCGCGACCAGACCGCGCTTGTCGACGCCGTGCGGGAAACGGCGGCGGAGAAGGGCTACCCGGCGGGGGCCGTCGTGATCCGCGAGGGTGAGATCGTGAGCAATCCGCCAAGCGGCATCGTGGCGCGCGGCACGAGCGACCACGCGAGCTTCGCCCACGCGGGCGTGCCCTACCTTTTCTTCTTCAGCAGCACGAGCCACGAGCTCGCCCGCGTCCAGAACCCGGTCACCGGTCGGACGACGACGGTCGCCACGCCCTGGACGATGCAGTTCCACGGGCCGCTCGACACGTACGAACAGCTTCTCCTGCGCTGCGGCAACGACGCCGCGCGCTTGGCGGGCGCCTACCAAACGGCGCTCGACCTTGCGATGGGAACGCTTATCCGGTTCGACGCCGTCGCGCCTTGACGTGTTCTGCCCCAACTGCAAGAGCATGATGTTCCCGGTTGCAGGCAAGCTCACGTGCCGCAAGTGCGGAGCGACGAAAGCGGCCGAATCGCAGGTGATCCGCGACACGGAGAAGCCGCGCGACGACAAGTCGCTGTTCATCGAAGACCCC carries:
- a CDS encoding M28 family peptidase, with translation MSRLALPAALLLSIPLLAGCLQPTPEANVGASAADPFEPVNAVLSLLPEGDRVRAFVLDISTRFPGRAGDEAPSKLGARELLRTELSAGGLAVVDHAYEQGGDAPNRGVNVLGMLPGRTDRWIVVGAHYDSVRNSPGAWDDGSGTGVVLELARSAASREWNHGLIFALWDDEEEGLVGSENFVLDHVDSTYSVAAMFQFDAPGFNYPCEDPGLGPLPLSVYHGLPGWRDQTALVDAVRETAAEKGYPAGAVVIREGEIVSNPPSGIVARGTSDHASFAHAGVPYLFFFSSTSHELARVQNPVTGRTTTVATPWTMQFHGPLDTYEQLLLRCGNDAARLAGAYQTALDLAMGTLIRFDAVAP